Below is a window of Deltaproteobacteria bacterium GWA2_45_12 DNA.
GTCGGAAAAATCCTGTCCGGAATTATTGAATTAAACGTAAAAGTTTTCCCCGGAGAAATAAGCACCTATTACAAAAATCACCGGGATGAATTCCAGAAAAAAGAACAGGTCCATGTGCGTCACTTGGTCACCGATTCCCAGGAAAAAACCCAGGAGTTGAGAAACAAAATATTGAAAGGAGAAAATTTTGCTGAATTGGCCATCAAGCATTCCCTTTCCCCTGACCGGTCCCAGGGAGGAGATTTGGGTTATTTTGAACGTGGCACTTATCCCAAAGAGTTTGATGATGTTTGCTTTAAACTAAAACCCGGCGAAATAAGCCCTGTGGTCAAAAGCCAATATGGATTCCATATTTTCAAATTGATCGATAAAAAACCGGCCGGGCTTACCCCCATGGCCTATGTTCAAGATGAGATTGCCACCCGTATTCTTGAAGAAAAATCATCTACTGCTTACCAGGAATGGTTTGCCGAAATTAAGGAAAAATCGCTGATCACCCTTAATTTGAAAGCCCTTAAAAATATATCGTTGGATGACTAACCCTTGCCTGCACCAAACTTATCTTGCCTTCACTCGTTAAAAAGCGCTATTGACCCCATTCTTATAAGGAGAAAGCCTGTGAAACAAATGATGCTCGCCCTGATATTGATTCTGTCCCTAAATACCCCGGCCCATGCCGAAATTGTCGATAAAATTGTGGCCCTTGTGGATGACGAGGCCATCACTGAATCTGACATTACCAAGGCCAATATTAATAATCGCCTGTTTCCCGTTGCAGTTCTTCAAAACAAGGATCAAAACCGCCGCACAACCCACCATTACATCTTACAAAGCCTCATCGATGAAAAAATTCTTCAGAAAGAAATTGAAAAATCAGACATCAAAATTTCAGATCTTGATGTGGACAATTCAATCCGCGACATTCTGGTAAAAAAACAAATGAAACGCGAAACTCTTGAGCAAACTCTTAAATCAAGCGGGATGAGCTGGAACAACTACAAGGAAAGCATTCGCAACAATATGAAACAGGAAAAATTTTTGCAGCAGGAAATTTATCCCCGTATCCGCATTGCAGATTATGATCTTCAACAATATTACAACAAAAATAAAGCCGCCTACCAAGGTTATGGCAAAGTACGTTTTCTTGAAATTTTCCTGACCCCTGAAAGTGTTCCAGCAGGAGAAAACCCTGTGGACTTTGCCAAAAAACTTGTCGCCCGTTTGCGTGGGGGCGAATCATTTGAAAAACTGGCACGTCAATATTCCAAGGGCCCTTTTGCATCTGATGGCGGTAATTCGGGGCTTCTCGACACAACCTCACTCAGGGGGGATCTTAAAGAACTTCTGTTGGCCCTTAAACCCAATATGGTCACCGACCCCATGCCTTCTCCCGATGGAAACGGCATCATCATTATGAAAGTTGTCGAAAAAACCAATCCCATGGATCGCCCCTTAAATGAAGTCAAAGAAATGGTACGTCGGGAATACGCCGATGAAGTGGTCGGAAATGAATTGGAAAAATTTGTCATGGAAGCCCGTTCACAACATTTTGTGGAAATAAGGGAATGAAATGAACCCCTCCATCGCCATTACTTTGGGAGATCCCCTGGGCATTGGTTCTGAAATTGTTGCCAAAGCCCTTCAAAAAAAATCCATAAAAAATCTGGCCCACTGGAAAATTTTTGGAACATCCTACGATCCTTCCCTCTCTCAAAAAAAAGCGGGCTTTTTAAGCTGGGATGCCCTCAACCTTGCTGTTACCTCAATCAAAAAAGGGGAATGCCAGGCTCTGGTAACAGCCCCCGTAAGCAAGACCCATCTCCAATTGGTGGGATTTCCCTTTCCGGGGCAGACAGAATTTTTGGCCCATGCCTTTAACACCAAACAATTTGCGATGATGTTAGCCGGCCCCACGCTAAAAGTGGTGTTGACCACCATTCATCTTCCCTTGGCCAAGGTCCCAAAGGCCATCACTACGGCACTGGTGCTGGAAAAAATTAAAATAACGCATGACTCCCTCAAAAAATGGTTCGGCAAATCCAAACCAAAGATTGCCGTAT
It encodes the following:
- a CDS encoding 4-hydroxythreonine-4-phosphate dehydrogenase PdxA; amino-acid sequence: MNPSIAITLGDPLGIGSEIVAKALQKKSIKNLAHWKIFGTSYDPSLSQKKAGFLSWDALNLAVTSIKKGECQALVTAPVSKTHLQLVGFPFPGQTEFLAHAFNTKQFAMMLAGPTLKVVLTTIHLPLAKVPKAITTALVLEKIKITHDSLKKWFGKSKPKIAVCGLNPHAGENGLFGNEEKLIILPAIRKAQKRGIKVTGPLPADTVFFEARCGKYDAVIAHYHDQGLGPLKTLHFDEGVNITLGLPILRTSPDHGCAFDIAGKNKANIQSIMEAIRLAVQSA